A section of the Desulfobaccales bacterium genome encodes:
- a CDS encoding NADH-quinone oxidoreductase subunit N — translation MNLTIPVFQLSSIGPWLTLTVTAILILVLDALSPKGGKKACFSWLALVGLVVAALQTIGLWGKTGTDFAGMVYLDNFSCFFYMIFLLGAALTILISRQYLEDYGKNLGEYYALILFATMGMMLMAAGAHLIMIFLGLEVMSIAVYVLAGLFREDVRSNEASLKYLILGSFSSAFLLFGMAMLYGAAGGTLFLSELPQRLALETASHPLIFAGIGLLLVGFGFKVASAPFHMWTPDVYEGAPTCVTAFMAVAVKAAAFAAFARVFFVAFGAFQVDWTMLLWVLAVATMTIGNITAIAQTNIKRMLAYSSIAHAGYLLVALVAANELGAVSLLYYLLAYTLMNLGAFGVVILVGRKKDSYLNIYDYSGLAAQHPVLAASMALFMFALAGIPPTAGFVGKFYIFSAAIKAGYIWLAIIGVMNSLVSVYYYLRITVLMYMKPAEADLGPVSFSPAQTAVVAVTAAGVLLIGIFPGFLYNLAVNSVKIFPGL, via the coding sequence ATGAACCTCACCATACCCGTCTTCCAACTGAGCAGCATCGGGCCATGGTTGACCCTCACCGTGACCGCCATCCTGATCCTGGTGCTGGATGCTCTCTCCCCCAAAGGCGGGAAGAAGGCCTGTTTTTCCTGGCTCGCTCTGGTGGGCCTGGTGGTGGCCGCCTTGCAGACCATCGGTCTCTGGGGCAAAACCGGCACCGATTTCGCCGGCATGGTCTACTTGGACAACTTTTCTTGCTTCTTTTATATGATCTTTCTTCTGGGCGCGGCGTTGACGATCCTCATTTCCCGGCAGTACCTGGAAGACTACGGCAAGAATCTGGGTGAGTACTACGCCCTCATCCTCTTTGCCACCATGGGCATGATGCTCATGGCCGCGGGCGCCCATCTCATCATGATCTTTCTGGGCTTGGAGGTCATGTCCATCGCGGTCTACGTCCTGGCCGGCCTTTTCCGTGAGGATGTGCGCTCCAACGAGGCTTCGCTGAAATACCTCATCCTGGGGTCCTTTTCCAGCGCCTTCCTGCTCTTCGGTATGGCCATGCTCTACGGCGCCGCGGGCGGCACGCTGTTCTTAAGCGAACTGCCCCAGCGCCTGGCCCTGGAGACCGCCAGCCATCCCTTGATTTTCGCGGGCATCGGTCTGTTGCTGGTGGGCTTCGGCTTCAAGGTGGCTTCGGCCCCCTTCCACATGTGGACCCCGGACGTCTATGAAGGCGCGCCCACGTGCGTGACCGCGTTCATGGCCGTAGCCGTCAAGGCCGCCGCGTTCGCGGCGTTTGCCCGGGTCTTCTTCGTGGCCTTCGGAGCCTTCCAGGTTGACTGGACCATGCTCCTGTGGGTCCTGGCCGTGGCGACCATGACCATCGGTAACATCACCGCCATCGCCCAGACCAATATCAAACGTATGCTGGCCTACTCCTCCATCGCCCACGCCGGTTATCTGCTGGTGGCCCTGGTCGCCGCCAACGAGTTGGGCGCGGTGAGCCTGCTCTACTATCTGCTCGCCTATACCCTGATGAACCTGGGAGCCTTCGGCGTGGTGATCCTGGTGGGTAGGAAAAAAGATAGCTACCTTAACATCTACGACTACTCCGGCTTGGCCGCACAACACCCGGTCCTGGCCGCTTCCATGGCCCTGTTCATGTTCGCCTTGGCGGGGATTCCCCCCACCGCGGGCTTCGTGGGCAAGTTCTATATCTTCTCCGCGGCCATCAAGGCCGGGTACATCTGGCTGGCCATCATCGGCGTCATGAACTCCCTGGTATCGGTCTACTACTATCTGCGCATCACCGTGCTCATGTACATGAAGCCGGCCGAAGCCGACTTGGGCCCCGTAAGCTTCTCCCCGGCCCAGACCGCCGTGGTGGCCGTCACCGCCGCCGGCGTTCTCCTCATCGGCATCTTCCCGGGCTTCCTCTACAACCTGGCAGTCAATTCCGTCAAAATATTTCCCGGCTTATAG
- a CDS encoding NADH-quinone oxidoreductase subunit M → MQLPILSILVFLPIVGIGILVILNRKRHKALKVATMAISVVEFLVSLPLWFDFNSQTAAMQFVEHYDWLPAYGVSYYVGIDGFSLLLIMLTTFLTPLCVLATWEDINVRVKEFMVCLLALMSGMIGVFVSLDLFLFYVFWEVMLIPMYLLIGVWGNPARRVYAAVKFFLFTMFGSLLMLVAILVLYFHYGKTTGTYTFDLIKLYGAGLPFNMQFWMFLAFGLAFAIKVPMFPFHTWLPDAHTEAPTVGSVILAAVLLKMGTYGFLRFNMPLFPEAAHYFVPLFSILAVIGIVYGALVSMVQKDLKRLIAFSSVSHLGFVMLGLFTFNMPGVQGGIIQMINHGLSTGALFLIVGVIYERRHTRLISEFGGICTPMPIYAIIFMIVTLSSIGLPGLNGFVGEFLILLGAFKANMWYATIAATGVIFAACYMLWMFQRVIFGKVENPKNKDLKDLSWREIAIFAPLILFIIWIGVYPSTFLDKTKASTENFVAMMAKAKSTQVSQLQVFKGEAK, encoded by the coding sequence ATGCAACTACCAATCCTCTCCATTCTGGTCTTCCTCCCCATCGTGGGGATAGGGATCCTGGTCATCTTAAACCGGAAGCGCCACAAGGCGCTGAAGGTTGCCACCATGGCTATTTCGGTGGTCGAGTTTCTGGTCTCCCTACCCCTCTGGTTTGACTTCAACAGCCAGACTGCGGCCATGCAGTTCGTGGAGCACTACGATTGGCTGCCGGCCTACGGCGTCAGTTACTATGTCGGGATAGACGGCTTTTCACTCTTGCTCATCATGCTCACCACCTTCCTGACCCCGCTCTGCGTACTGGCCACCTGGGAAGACATCAACGTCCGGGTCAAGGAATTCATGGTGTGCCTGCTGGCCTTGATGAGCGGCATGATCGGCGTCTTCGTCTCTTTAGACCTCTTCCTGTTCTACGTCTTCTGGGAAGTGATGCTCATCCCCATGTATCTGCTCATCGGCGTCTGGGGCAATCCGGCCCGCCGGGTCTATGCGGCCGTCAAGTTCTTTTTGTTCACCATGTTCGGGTCGTTACTGATGTTGGTGGCCATTTTGGTCCTCTACTTCCACTACGGCAAGACCACCGGCACCTATACCTTCGATCTGATCAAGCTCTACGGTGCTGGCCTGCCCTTTAACATGCAGTTCTGGATGTTTTTGGCCTTCGGTTTGGCCTTCGCCATCAAGGTGCCCATGTTCCCCTTCCATACCTGGTTGCCGGATGCGCACACCGAAGCCCCAACCGTAGGTTCGGTCATCCTGGCTGCAGTGCTCTTGAAAATGGGAACGTACGGCTTCCTGCGCTTCAACATGCCGCTGTTCCCCGAGGCGGCCCATTACTTCGTGCCCCTATTCAGTATCCTAGCGGTCATCGGCATCGTCTACGGCGCCCTGGTCTCCATGGTGCAGAAAGACTTAAAGCGCTTGATCGCCTTCTCGTCGGTGAGCCATCTGGGCTTCGTCATGCTGGGCCTGTTCACTTTCAACATGCCGGGGGTCCAGGGCGGTATCATTCAGATGATCAACCACGGGCTCTCCACAGGCGCCCTCTTCTTGATTGTCGGCGTGATTTACGAACGCCGCCACACCCGCCTGATCTCCGAGTTCGGCGGTATCTGCACCCCCATGCCGATCTATGCCATCATATTTATGATCGTGACCCTGTCCTCCATCGGGTTGCCGGGCTTAAACGGCTTCGTGGGTGAGTTCCTCATCCTCCTGGGGGCCTTCAAGGCCAACATGTGGTATGCCACCATAGCCGCTACCGGCGTCATATTTGCGGCCTGTTACATGCTGTGGATGTTCCAGCGCGTGATATTCGGCAAAGTGGAAAACCCGAAAAATAAGGACCTGAAAGACCTGTCTTGGCGGGAGATCGCCATCTTTGCGCCCCTGATCCTCTTTATTATCTGGATCGGGGTCTATCCCAGTACCTTTTTAGATAAGACCAAGGCGTCGACGGAGAACTTCGTGGCTATGATGGCAAAGGCCAAATCCACACAGGTTTCCCAACTCCAAGTGTTTAAGGGGGAGGCGAAATGA